A genomic stretch from Bosea sp. F3-2 includes:
- a CDS encoding XapX domain-containing protein has translation MKIYLLSLGAGLLVGVIYSLINVRSPAPPVVALVGLLGILIGEQLPPLLRGFWAKAPAAQSWEHQVKPHVFGHLPGGAKPPQEMSQKERS, from the coding sequence ATGAAGATCTATCTGCTTTCGTTGGGCGCCGGCCTTTTGGTCGGGGTGATCTACAGCCTGATCAATGTGCGTTCTCCGGCGCCGCCGGTGGTGGCGCTGGTCGGATTGCTCGGCATCCTGATCGGCGAGCAGCTGCCGCCGCTGCTGCGGGGCTTCTGGGCCAAGGCGCCGGCGGCGCAGTCCTGGGAGCATCAGGTCAAGCCGCATGTCTTCGGCCATCTGCCCGGTGGTGCGAAGCCCCCGCAAGAGATGTCGCAAAAGGAGCGCAGCTGA
- a CDS encoding hydrolase, whose translation MSKYLEVLTPKNCQLIFIDQQPQMAFGVQSIDRQVLKNNVVGLAKAAKAFNIPTTITTVETNSFSGHTYPELLAVFPQNKILERSSMNSWDDQNVRDALAANGRKKVVVSGLWTEVCNTTFALCAMLEGGYEIYMVADASGGTSSDAHKYAMDRMVQAGAVPVTWQQVLLEWQRDWAHRETYDAVMAIVKEHSGAYGMGVDYAYTMVHDAPERVAHGETIGPNAAKVS comes from the coding sequence ATGTCCAAGTACCTGGAAGTCCTGACCCCGAAGAACTGTCAGCTCATCTTCATCGACCAGCAGCCGCAGATGGCGTTCGGCGTCCAGTCGATCGACCGGCAGGTGCTGAAGAACAACGTCGTCGGCCTGGCCAAGGCGGCGAAGGCCTTCAACATCCCGACGACGATCACCACGGTCGAGACGAACAGCTTCTCCGGCCATACCTATCCGGAGCTGCTGGCGGTGTTCCCGCAGAACAAGATCCTCGAGCGCAGCTCGATGAACTCCTGGGACGACCAGAACGTGCGCGATGCGCTGGCCGCCAACGGCCGCAAGAAGGTGGTGGTTTCCGGCCTGTGGACCGAGGTCTGCAACACCACCTTCGCGCTCTGCGCCATGCTGGAAGGAGGCTACGAAATCTACATGGTGGCGGATGCCTCCGGCGGCACCTCCAGCGACGCGCATAAATACGCGATGGACCGCATGGTGCAGGCCGGCGCCGTGCCGGTGACCTGGCAGCAGGTGCTGCTCGAATGGCAGCGCGACTGGGCGCATCGCGAGACCTATGATGCGGTCATGGCGATCGTGAAGGAGCATTCCGGCGCCTATGGCATGGGCGTCGACTACGCCTACACCATGGTCCACGACGCGCCCGAGCGCGTCGCCCATGGCGAGACCATCGGGCCGAACGCCGCCAAGGTGAGCTGA
- a CDS encoding AraC family transcriptional regulator, giving the protein MQVSTARNPKGLFGQRIADHFGMQGQVVSEFHLDGQLGLAATRLSCGRRFRERTSQTHSEGAFSILYQIDDLECHSGWLGGQRYRSGSFRAKSVNVVDLREDPQWQFKGHFDALQFYIPSDALALIAAQYGGRTASTLRLEGEAPDEILWGLSQALVHASALPGANQLLTDQIAMALLIHFARTYGGLEAVTTAGYGRLAAWQQRRAQEIMMARLASNLTIAQVASECRLTPSHFARAFRQSLGVAPQRYLMQLRVSEAKKHLVQQHLPLSDIALMCGFGDQSHFTRVFRQLTGATPGAWRRNFQGNEAEDSCYGP; this is encoded by the coding sequence ATGCAAGTGTCGACAGCACGGAACCCGAAGGGCCTTTTCGGCCAGCGCATCGCGGATCATTTCGGGATGCAGGGCCAGGTCGTCTCCGAGTTTCATCTTGATGGCCAATTGGGGTTGGCTGCCACGCGGTTATCCTGCGGGCGCCGCTTCAGGGAGCGCACCAGCCAGACCCACAGCGAGGGTGCCTTCTCGATTCTCTATCAAATCGACGATCTCGAATGCCATTCCGGCTGGCTCGGAGGGCAGAGGTATCGCTCAGGCAGCTTTCGCGCGAAATCCGTGAACGTCGTGGATCTGCGCGAAGATCCGCAGTGGCAATTTAAAGGTCACTTCGACGCTCTCCAGTTCTACATTCCTTCCGATGCGCTCGCGCTGATTGCCGCCCAATATGGTGGCCGCACCGCTTCGACACTGCGTTTGGAAGGCGAGGCCCCGGACGAGATTCTGTGGGGGTTGTCGCAGGCGCTGGTTCATGCCTCGGCTTTGCCCGGCGCGAACCAGCTTCTGACCGATCAGATCGCCATGGCCCTCCTGATCCATTTTGCACGGACCTATGGCGGCCTCGAAGCAGTAACCACCGCCGGATACGGAAGGCTCGCTGCCTGGCAACAGCGCCGGGCCCAGGAGATCATGATGGCTCGCCTGGCGTCGAACCTGACGATCGCTCAGGTCGCGAGCGAGTGCCGGTTGACGCCCAGCCATTTCGCCCGTGCGTTTCGGCAGAGCCTCGGCGTGGCGCCGCAGCGCTATCTCATGCAATTGCGGGTATCGGAGGCGAAGAAGCATCTCGTCCAGCAGCATCTGCCGCTCTCCGATATCGCCTTGATGTGCGGCTTCGGAGACCAGAGCCACTTCACCCGCGTCTTTCGCCAGCTTACGGGCGCGACGCCCGGCGCATGGCGCCGAAACTTCCAGGGTAACGAAGCTGAAGATAGCTGTTATGGGCCTTAG
- a CDS encoding DoxX family protein, with the protein MAGNDHRAAVPRTGALRWFALLLLCAAYIQGPVTKILDFPGAIAEMTHFGLSPAPLFAVGVIVFELGASALILIGRWRWLAALALAGFTLVATFIAVRFWEMPEGQGRMMAMNAFFEHLGLIGGFILVALDDLARKKEANR; encoded by the coding sequence ATGGCGGGGAACGACCATCGCGCGGCGGTGCCGCGAACGGGCGCGCTGCGCTGGTTCGCGCTGCTCCTGCTCTGTGCCGCCTATATCCAGGGGCCGGTGACCAAGATCCTCGATTTTCCGGGCGCCATCGCCGAGATGACCCATTTCGGCCTGTCACCCGCGCCGCTCTTCGCCGTCGGCGTGATCGTCTTCGAACTCGGCGCGAGCGCGCTGATCCTGATCGGCCGCTGGCGCTGGCTCGCGGCGCTGGCGCTTGCCGGTTTCACGTTGGTTGCGACCTTCATCGCCGTGCGCTTCTGGGAGATGCCGGAGGGCCAAGGGCGGATGATGGCGATGAACGCCTTCTTCGAACATCTCGGCCTGATCGGCGGCTTCATCCTGGTCGCGCTCGACGACCTCGCCCGCAAGAAGGAGGCGAACCGATGA
- a CDS encoding dioxygenase, translating to MNERATPVGAEPALRSHIIETQDAVTPVVLDAMSRAPDARLREVMASFVRHMHAFAREVRLTEDEFEFGLDFLNRIGQATNDSHNEAVLFSDVIGFSTLVCLLNNGQNGATETAAALLGPFWRMHSPTTPNGGSIIRSETPGPALFANCRITDPQGRPLAGVEVDIWQASPVGLYENQDPDQAEMNLRGKFTTDAGGCISFRSVKPAGYPVPTDGPVGELLRAQERHPYRPAHLHFLAYKPGFRTLITQVFVDDDQHLETDVVFGVTRHLIGDFRLGSGPAPDPDVEGPWYLFDYAFVMEPGEAKLPVPPIR from the coding sequence ATGAATGAGAGGGCAACCCCGGTGGGAGCGGAGCCGGCGCTCCGCTCCCACATCATCGAAACCCAGGATGCCGTTACGCCAGTGGTGCTCGACGCCATGTCGCGGGCGCCGGATGCTCGGCTTAGGGAGGTGATGGCCTCCTTTGTTCGGCACATGCATGCCTTCGCCCGGGAGGTCCGACTGACCGAGGACGAGTTCGAGTTCGGCCTCGACTTCCTCAACCGCATCGGCCAGGCGACCAATGACAGCCACAACGAAGCTGTTCTGTTCTCCGATGTGATCGGCTTCTCGACGCTGGTCTGCCTGCTGAACAACGGCCAGAATGGCGCCACAGAAACCGCCGCAGCCCTGCTTGGGCCGTTCTGGCGGATGCATTCGCCGACGACGCCCAATGGCGGCTCGATCATCCGCTCGGAGACGCCCGGCCCCGCCCTCTTCGCCAATTGCCGGATCACCGACCCGCAAGGCCGCCCGCTTGCCGGTGTCGAGGTCGATATCTGGCAGGCCTCGCCGGTCGGACTCTACGAGAACCAGGATCCCGACCAGGCCGAAATGAACCTGCGCGGCAAGTTCACCACCGATGCCGGCGGCTGCATTTCGTTTCGCTCGGTGAAGCCGGCCGGCTACCCGGTCCCGACCGACGGCCCCGTCGGCGAGTTGCTGCGGGCTCAGGAGCGTCACCCCTACCGCCCGGCCCATCTGCACTTCCTCGCCTACAAGCCGGGCTTCCGGACGCTGATCACCCAGGTCTTCGTCGATGACGACCAGCATCTCGAAACCGATGTCGTCTTCGGCGTGACCCGCCATCTCATCGGCGACTTCCGGCTCGGCAGCGGCCCCGCCCCCGACCCCGATGTCGAGGGGCCCTGGTACCTCTTCGACTATGCCTTCGTAATGGAGCCCGGCGAAGCGAAGCTGCCGGTCCCTCCGATCCGCTAG
- a CDS encoding MFS transporter: MSVTTSPAATSSFAPLRQTVFAVLWAATIIGNIGSFMRDVASAWLVTDLSGAPAAVALVQAAATLPIFLLAIPAGVLSDILDRRKFLIAIQILLGCVSLSLMLLAGTGQLSVPALVGLTFLGGVGAALMAPTWQAIVPELVGKADLKSAVALNSLGINISRAIGPALGGLILAALGASVTYGADVLSYVAVIGALIWWRRPPGADDALSEHFAGAFRAGLRYAKASRELHVVLLRAAIFFACASAVWALLPLVARNLLGGGAGFYGILLGAVGAGAIGGAILLPRLRARLDADALLLFSAVLTAAVMAALTLAPPQWLAVVILLLLGMAWIVALTTLNGVAQAILPNWVRGRALAVYLTVFNGAMTAGSLGWGAIAQAAGIRGTLLIGAAALLVAGLIMHRIKLPAGEADLAPSNHWPEPLAAEAVDNDRGPVLILIEYRVPQADRAAFLEAIHALSAERRRDGAYGWGITEDTADPEKLVEWFMVSSWAEHLRQHRRVSKADADLQKEVARFHAGETGPVVRHFLHIEPPPSPVKHRGETEP; encoded by the coding sequence ATGAGCGTCACCACATCTCCGGCCGCAACTTCCAGCTTCGCGCCATTGCGCCAGACCGTCTTCGCCGTGCTCTGGGCGGCGACCATCATCGGCAATATCGGCTCGTTCATGCGGGACGTCGCCAGTGCCTGGCTGGTCACCGACCTGTCCGGCGCGCCGGCGGCGGTCGCGCTCGTCCAGGCGGCGGCGACGCTGCCGATCTTCCTGCTCGCCATTCCCGCCGGCGTCCTTTCCGACATCCTCGATCGCCGCAAGTTCCTGATCGCGATCCAGATCCTGCTCGGCTGCGTCAGCCTTTCGCTCATGCTCCTGGCCGGAACCGGGCAGCTCAGCGTGCCCGCCCTGGTCGGGCTCACCTTCCTCGGTGGCGTCGGCGCAGCGCTGATGGCGCCGACCTGGCAAGCGATCGTGCCCGAGCTGGTGGGCAAGGCGGATTTGAAGAGTGCCGTCGCGCTCAACTCGCTCGGCATCAACATCTCGCGGGCCATCGGGCCGGCGCTGGGCGGGCTGATCCTCGCCGCGCTCGGGGCCAGCGTGACCTATGGCGCGGACGTGCTGAGCTATGTCGCGGTGATCGGCGCGCTGATCTGGTGGCGGCGCCCGCCGGGCGCGGACGATGCGCTCAGCGAGCACTTCGCCGGCGCTTTCCGGGCTGGCCTGCGCTATGCCAAGGCGAGCCGCGAGCTGCATGTCGTGCTGCTGCGCGCGGCGATCTTCTTCGCCTGCGCCAGTGCCGTCTGGGCCCTGCTGCCGCTGGTCGCGCGCAACCTGCTCGGCGGCGGAGCCGGCTTTTACGGTATCCTGCTCGGCGCGGTCGGCGCCGGCGCGATCGGCGGCGCCATCCTTTTGCCGCGCCTGCGCGCCCGGCTCGATGCCGATGCCTTGCTGCTGTTCTCGGCCGTCCTGACCGCGGCCGTGATGGCGGCGCTGACGCTGGCGCCACCGCAATGGCTCGCCGTCGTCATCCTGCTGCTGCTCGGCATGGCCTGGATCGTCGCCTTGACCACGCTCAACGGCGTCGCGCAGGCGATCCTGCCGAACTGGGTGCGCGGCCGGGCGCTTGCCGTCTACCTGACCGTGTTCAACGGTGCGATGACCGCCGGCAGCCTCGGCTGGGGCGCGATTGCGCAGGCTGCGGGCATCCGCGGCACGCTGCTGATCGGCGCGGCCGCGCTGCTGGTCGCGGGCCTCATCATGCACCGGATCAAGCTGCCGGCGGGCGAAGCCGATCTCGCGCCCTCCAATCACTGGCCGGAGCCGCTCGCCGCGGAGGCCGTCGACAACGATCGCGGCCCGGTCCTGATCCTGATCGAGTATCGCGTGCCGCAGGCCGATCGCGCCGCTTTCCTAGAGGCCATCCACGCCCTCTCCGCCGAGCGGCGGCGCGACGGCGCCTATGGCTGGGGCATCACCGAGGACACCGCCGATCCGGAGAAGCTGGTCGAATGGTTCATGGTCTCGTCCTGGGCCGAGCATTTGCGCCAGCACCGCCGCGTCTCCAAGGCCGATGCCGATCTCCAGAAGGAAGTCGCACGCTTCCACGCCGGGGAAACTGGCCCCGTCGTGCGGCACTTCCTGCACATCGAGCCGCCGCCGAGCCCGGTGAAGCATCGCGGGGAAACAGAGCCATGA
- a CDS encoding amidohydrolase: MPTRRQTTFGAAAGALTGLFGSAVAQTPGQGSRPMTADLILRNGRFTTLDRSNPTAGAVAVRDGVFLAVGSEAEAMAHAGPNTKLIDLKGRSALPGLIDNHLHIIRGGLNFNMELRWDGVRSLTDAMNMLKRQVAVTPPPQWVRVVGGFTEHQFAEKRLPTIAELNAVAPETPVFILHLYDRALLNGAALRAVGYTKDTPQPPGGEITRDANGNPTGLLLARPNAAILYATLAKGPKLPFDYQVNSTRHFMRELNRLGVTGAIDAGGGFQNYPDDYAVIQKLSDDNQLTIRLAYNLFTQKPKQEKDDFLNWTKTSTYKQGNDYFRHNGAGEMLVFSAADFEDFREPRPDMPPEMEGDLEGVVRILAENRWPWRLHATYDETISRALDVFEKVDKDIPLKGLNWFFDHAETISERSIDRIAALGGGVAVQHRMAYQGEYFVERYGAAAAEATPPVARLLEKGVRTSAGTDATRVASYNPWVSLSWMVTGKTVGGLRLTPQRNCLDRETALRMMTEKVTWFSNEEGKKGQIAVGQFADLIVPDRDFFACPEDEISFISADLTIVGGKVVYGAREFAKLDESTPPPAMPDWSPVRTFKGYAAWGEPEGAGKNSLRRTAMTNCGCASSCNVHGHDHAGAWSSTLPVGDLRSFWGALGCACWAV, translated from the coding sequence ATGCCGACGCGACGTCAAACCACCTTTGGTGCTGCAGCCGGAGCTCTGACCGGCCTTTTCGGCAGCGCCGTCGCCCAAACTCCCGGCCAAGGATCTCGCCCCATGACCGCCGATCTCATCCTCCGCAATGGCCGCTTCACCACGCTCGACCGCAGCAACCCGACCGCGGGCGCAGTCGCGGTCAGGGACGGCGTGTTCCTCGCCGTCGGCAGCGAGGCCGAGGCGATGGCGCATGCCGGGCCGAATACGAAGCTCATCGACCTGAAGGGCCGTAGCGCATTGCCCGGCCTGATCGACAACCACCTGCACATCATTCGCGGCGGGTTGAACTTCAACATGGAGCTGCGCTGGGACGGGGTGCGCTCGCTGACTGATGCGATGAACATGCTCAAACGCCAGGTCGCGGTGACGCCGCCGCCGCAATGGGTGCGCGTCGTCGGCGGCTTCACCGAGCATCAGTTCGCCGAGAAGCGCCTGCCGACGATCGCGGAGCTCAACGCGGTCGCGCCGGAGACGCCGGTCTTCATCCTGCATCTCTATGATCGCGCCCTGCTGAATGGCGCGGCGCTGCGGGCCGTCGGCTATACCAAGGACACGCCGCAGCCGCCCGGCGGCGAGATCACGCGTGACGCCAATGGCAATCCGACCGGGCTGCTGCTCGCCCGGCCCAATGCCGCCATCCTCTACGCGACGCTGGCCAAGGGGCCGAAGCTGCCCTTCGATTATCAGGTCAACTCGACCCGGCATTTCATGCGCGAGCTCAACCGGCTCGGCGTCACCGGCGCGATCGATGCCGGTGGCGGCTTCCAGAACTATCCGGACGACTACGCCGTCATCCAGAAGCTCTCGGACGACAACCAGCTCACCATCCGCCTCGCCTACAACCTGTTCACGCAGAAGCCGAAGCAGGAGAAGGACGACTTCCTCAACTGGACGAAGACCTCGACCTACAAGCAGGGCAACGATTATTTCCGCCATAACGGCGCCGGCGAGATGCTGGTCTTCTCCGCCGCCGATTTCGAGGATTTCCGCGAGCCGCGCCCGGACATGCCGCCCGAGATGGAGGGCGATCTCGAAGGCGTCGTGCGCATCCTCGCCGAGAACCGCTGGCCCTGGCGCCTGCACGCCACCTATGACGAGACGATCTCGCGCGCCCTCGACGTCTTCGAGAAGGTCGACAAGGACATTCCGCTCAAGGGGCTGAACTGGTTCTTCGACCATGCCGAGACGATCTCGGAGCGCTCGATCGACCGTATCGCCGCGCTCGGCGGCGGCGTCGCCGTGCAGCACCGCATGGCCTATCAGGGCGAGTATTTCGTCGAGCGCTATGGTGCGGCTGCCGCCGAGGCGACGCCGCCGGTGGCGCGCCTGCTGGAGAAGGGCGTCAGGACCTCGGCCGGCACCGATGCCACCCGCGTCGCCTCCTACAACCCCTGGGTTTCGCTGTCCTGGATGGTCACCGGCAAGACCGTCGGGGGCTTACGCCTCACGCCGCAGCGCAACTGCCTCGACCGCGAGACGGCGCTCAGGATGATGACCGAGAAGGTCACCTGGTTCTCGAACGAGGAGGGCAAGAAGGGCCAGATCGCGGTCGGCCAGTTCGCCGACCTGATCGTGCCCGATCGCGACTTCTTCGCCTGCCCGGAGGACGAGATCTCGTTCATCAGCGCGGACCTCACCATCGTCGGCGGCAAGGTCGTCTATGGCGCGCGCGAGTTCGCCAAGCTCGACGAGAGCACGCCGCCGCCGGCGATGCCGGACTGGTCGCCGGTCAGGACCTTCAAGGGCTATGCCGCCTGGGGCGAGCCGGAGGGCGCCGGCAAGAACTCGCTGCGCCGTACGGCCATGACGAATTGCGGCTGTGCCAGCTCCTGCAACGTCCATGGCCACGACCATGCCGGCGCCTGGTCGAGCACGCTGCCGGTCGGCGATCTGCGCAGCTTCTGGGGCGCGCTCGGCTGCGCCTGCTGGGCGGTGTGA
- a CDS encoding 3-keto-5-aminohexanoate cleavage protein: MRAPLPKVFITCAITGNLTKPEQSPHLPITPEQIAESALAAAEAGAAIVHIHVRDPQTGRPSMELALYRGVVERIRARNPELIINLTTGPGGRFVPSEQDPKVAGPGTTLMVPEQRVAHVAALKPDICTLDLNTMNSGGEVVINTPSNVRRMARVIAEAGVRPEIELFDSGDIALLNDLIKDDTLQPQPLTSFVMGVRYGFQPSPETVLYARNLLPEGALFTAIGIGRSAFQTVALSYLAGGHVRVGLEDGVYLDHGVLAPSNAALVEKARRIVEDLGGGIATPQEARALIGLPDRATGAKRVA, translated from the coding sequence ATGCGCGCCCCGCTGCCAAAGGTCTTCATCACCTGCGCGATCACCGGCAACCTGACCAAGCCGGAACAGAGCCCGCATCTGCCGATCACCCCGGAGCAAATCGCCGAATCCGCTCTGGCCGCGGCTGAAGCCGGCGCCGCGATTGTTCACATCCATGTGCGCGATCCGCAGACCGGCCGCCCCTCGATGGAACTCGCGCTCTACCGCGGAGTCGTCGAGCGCATCCGCGCCCGCAACCCGGAGCTGATCATCAACCTGACCACGGGCCCGGGCGGGCGTTTCGTGCCCTCCGAGCAGGATCCCAAGGTCGCCGGCCCCGGCACGACACTGATGGTGCCGGAGCAGCGCGTCGCCCATGTCGCCGCGCTCAAGCCCGATATCTGCACGCTCGACCTCAACACCATGAATTCCGGCGGCGAGGTCGTGATCAACACGCCCAGCAATGTCCGCCGCATGGCCAGGGTGATCGCCGAGGCCGGCGTGCGCCCGGAGATCGAGCTGTTCGACTCCGGCGACATCGCGCTGCTGAACGACCTGATCAAGGACGACACGCTGCAGCCGCAGCCGCTGACCTCCTTCGTCATGGGCGTGCGCTACGGCTTTCAACCCTCGCCCGAGACCGTGCTCTACGCCCGCAACCTCCTGCCCGAAGGCGCGCTGTTCACCGCGATCGGCATCGGCCGCTCGGCCTTCCAGACCGTGGCGCTCTCCTATCTCGCTGGCGGCCATGTCCGCGTCGGGCTGGAGGATGGCGTCTATCTCGACCACGGCGTGCTCGCCCCCTCGAACGCGGCGCTGGTCGAGAAGGCCCGCCGCATCGTCGAGGACCTCGGCGGTGGGATCGCCACGCCGCAGGAAGCCCGCGCCCTCATCGGCCTGCCCGACCGCGCCACCGGCGCGAAACGGGTCGCCTGA
- a CDS encoding SDR family oxidoreductase: protein MSSLAQSDTIVAAPPRRLYPRSLNGKVALVVGGAGAIGAATSRMLAAAGATIVVTHLDSERDTLAAKVLLAELGDGHAAYVADVANTASLIALRDAIQARFGRLDILINAAGYTKPVPHADLDALTDELIDRMLQVNWRGQFATIRTFAPMLKASGDGLVVSISSIASFTAIGSSIAYCAAKAGIDVMTKALARVLAPEVRVLAVSPGVVDTEFVPGRGSDFNDKVKASTPLKRIGEAEDIAAAITACATMLGYSTGHIIQVDGGRAL, encoded by the coding sequence ATGTCTTCTCTCGCCCAGTCGGACACCATCGTCGCCGCGCCGCCCCGGAGGCTCTATCCGCGCTCGCTCAACGGCAAGGTCGCGCTCGTCGTCGGTGGCGCCGGCGCCATCGGCGCCGCCACCAGCCGCATGCTTGCCGCCGCCGGTGCGACCATCGTCGTCACCCATCTCGACAGCGAGCGCGACACGCTGGCAGCGAAGGTTCTCCTTGCCGAACTCGGCGACGGACATGCGGCCTATGTCGCGGACGTCGCCAATACGGCCTCGCTGATCGCCCTGCGCGACGCCATCCAAGCCCGTTTCGGCCGGCTCGATATCCTGATCAATGCGGCCGGCTACACCAAGCCGGTTCCGCATGCCGATCTCGACGCGCTGACCGACGAGCTGATCGACCGGATGCTGCAGGTCAACTGGCGCGGACAGTTCGCCACCATCCGCACCTTCGCCCCGATGCTGAAGGCCTCGGGCGATGGGCTCGTGGTCTCGATCTCCTCGATCGCCTCCTTCACCGCCATCGGCTCCTCGATCGCCTATTGCGCCGCCAAGGCCGGCATCGACGTGATGACCAAGGCGCTGGCGCGGGTGCTGGCACCGGAAGTCCGGGTTCTCGCGGTCTCGCCGGGCGTCGTCGATACCGAGTTCGTCCCCGGTCGCGGCTCCGACTTCAACGACAAGGTCAAGGCCTCGACGCCGCTGAAGCGCATCGGCGAGGCCGAGGACATCGCCGCCGCCATCACCGCCTGCGCCACCATGCTCGGCTACTCGACCGGACACATCATCCAGGTCGATGGCGGCCGCGCGCTCTAG
- a CDS encoding GntR family transcriptional regulator, which translates to MAAKPLLTRVALVDQVAALLTQRILDRVYTPGSKLNIDALARELEVSSSPIREALTRLCGLGLVASASFTGFSVAPEPPREWFEQLKDFRILNEGFAARHLARTRQTESILAMGASIEAMERKLSEEGPSDHDYVSASRLDESFHEALLSASGNAILAQAVRNLHPHLHHARLFNSRPHDIKPVLDEHRAILAAIVRGDEDGAEAAVAHHLNISWQRYCDDASQRLSQKEV; encoded by the coding sequence ATGGCTGCCAAACCGCTTCTTACCCGCGTAGCTCTCGTCGATCAGGTGGCAGCTTTGCTCACACAGCGCATCCTCGATCGCGTCTACACGCCGGGTTCGAAGCTCAATATCGATGCGCTCGCTCGCGAGCTGGAGGTGAGCTCCTCACCGATTCGTGAAGCATTGACGCGGCTCTGCGGACTTGGTCTCGTGGCTTCCGCCTCCTTCACCGGCTTTTCGGTCGCGCCCGAACCTCCGCGCGAATGGTTCGAGCAGCTCAAGGATTTCCGCATCCTCAACGAGGGCTTTGCGGCGCGGCATCTTGCGCGCACCCGGCAGACAGAATCGATCCTGGCGATGGGCGCCAGCATCGAGGCCATGGAAAGGAAATTGTCCGAAGAAGGGCCCAGTGACCACGACTATGTCAGCGCCAGCCGGTTGGACGAGTCTTTCCACGAGGCCTTGCTCTCGGCCTCCGGCAACGCGATCCTTGCGCAGGCGGTGCGCAACCTGCATCCGCATCTGCACCACGCCCGCCTGTTCAACAGCCGGCCGCATGACATCAAGCCCGTGCTCGACGAGCACCGTGCCATTCTGGCTGCGATCGTCCGGGGTGACGAGGACGGCGCCGAGGCGGCGGTCGCCCACCACCTGAACATATCATGGCAGCGCTACTGCGATGACGCGTCGCAGCGCCTGTCGCAGAAGGAAGTCTAG
- a CDS encoding LacI family DNA-binding transcriptional regulator, with protein MKSMTLAAGTPRTATLQSIAEAAGVHRSTAARALDPAQAHRISPEVVDKVRAEALRQGYRRDAIAASLRTGRSRLVGVVLPDLANPVFAPILDGVGAGLAEEGYSMLVAEGGADEKRQIAIVEELIARRVDGLVLATVRRADPVLTVCLGAGIPTVLVNRAEDDLRAASVVSDDIGGMRLAVEHLVALGHRRIGHLAGSEALSTGVLRRRGFEVAMAAAGLDASAVSVAAAYSRGEGQAATAALLDKAPGLTAIAASNDLLALGAYQELKRRGLSCPGDISVVGYNDMPLVDMVAPPLTTVRIAHAEMGQAAARQLLERLADPDMTACVKLMPVELIVRASTRVLA; from the coding sequence ATGAAATCCATGACCTTGGCGGCTGGCACGCCACGCACGGCGACGCTGCAGTCGATCGCCGAGGCAGCGGGCGTGCATCGTTCGACGGCGGCGCGCGCGCTCGATCCCGCCCAGGCGCATCGGATCTCGCCTGAGGTGGTGGACAAAGTGCGGGCGGAGGCGTTGCGCCAGGGCTATCGCCGGGACGCCATTGCGGCCTCGCTGCGGACCGGCCGCTCGCGCCTTGTCGGCGTCGTGCTGCCCGATCTCGCCAACCCGGTCTTCGCGCCGATCCTCGATGGCGTCGGCGCCGGGCTGGCCGAGGAGGGCTATTCGATGCTGGTGGCAGAAGGCGGGGCCGACGAAAAGCGCCAGATCGCGATCGTCGAGGAACTGATCGCGCGGCGCGTCGATGGGCTGGTGCTTGCCACGGTGCGACGCGCCGACCCGGTCCTGACCGTCTGCCTTGGCGCGGGCATTCCGACCGTGCTGGTCAATCGGGCGGAGGATGATCTGCGCGCGGCGAGTGTGGTTTCCGACGATATCGGCGGCATGCGGCTGGCGGTCGAACATCTGGTCGCGCTGGGCCATCGCCGGATCGGGCATCTGGCCGGTTCCGAGGCACTCTCCACCGGCGTTCTGCGCCGGCGGGGTTTCGAGGTGGCGATGGCGGCAGCGGGGCTCGACGCTTCGGCCGTCAGCGTCGCTGCCGCCTACAGCCGGGGCGAGGGGCAGGCGGCGACGGCGGCACTGCTGGACAAGGCGCCCGGCCTGACCGCGATCGCAGCGAGCAACGACCTGCTCGCGCTCGGCGCCTATCAGGAGCTGAAGCGGCGGGGACTTTCTTGCCCGGGCGACATTTCGGTCGTCGGCTACAACGACATGCCGCTGGTCGACATGGTCGCTCCGCCGCTGACGACGGTGCGGATCGCCCATGCCGAGATGGGGCAGGCCGCTGCGCGGCAGCTGCTGGAGCGTCTCGCTGATCCGGATATGACCGCCTGCGTGAAGCTGATGCCGGTCGAGCTGATCGTGCGCGCTTCCACGCGCGTGTTGGCGTAA